AATTGCGAAGAAATGACTTATACAAAAGAATGGATAGATTATGATTCTTCTTGGAATGACTCTTGTAAAAGATTTATATTAGCTGCAATGAAGGTCAATGGTTGTGAGGTTTCAAATACTTACTTTAGTCCAGTAAGAATGACTGAACTTAAGTCAGGTTCAGAGCTAATGTGCATTTATAAGGCCAAAAATGGTGTCTATCAGGTCATGGCCTCTCAAATGGCAGAGCCACATAGGGCAGTAGTTATCTTCTCTCGTTGGGATTAATTATAATTATCGATTATTGGGACAAAGCTCATGGTGCGTGGCCAAATCTAGAAAATTATAGTAAAAATAGATAGTTTCATTAAATTATAAAGGAATATTATGAGCTTTATGCTTCTAATAAGCGTTCTTATTATTTTTTCGACTATTCAATCTGTTTTGGGGGTCGGTCTATTGGTATTTGGTACTCCAACTTTGCTTATTATGGGATTCTCTTTCGAAGAAACTCTCAGTATCGTATTACCAGCATCAATCTGTATTAGTTTACTACAGGTCATAGAACCTCAAAAATCGGGAAAATCTTTTCGCAAAGAGTTTAATCTCTTCTGTCTGCCTTTTGTGTTCTTGGGTGTTTACTATGTCCTTCTTAACGAAAAAAATATTGACTTAAGTATCTATGTTGGTGGAATGCTTTTTATAAGTGGTGCTATCAGACTATCTTCAAAGCTTACTACCATTCTTTCAAGCTTTATTTTTCAATATCGAAAATTGTACCAAGTGATCTTAGGTTTAGTGCACGGGCTTACTAATATGGGGGGAGGCTTGTTAACTCTATTCTCTTCTTCCATCCATAGTGGAGATAAGAATTCGACTAGGGCAGGGGTTGCTTACGGTTATTTACTAATGGGTGTTATCCAGTATGGAATGCTTCTATTTTTTCATCCTGAGTTTATATCAATTAAGATTGTTCTTTATGTTCTTATCGCAGCAGTTTCATATCTTTTATTTGGAAAGCGTTTATATGTTAATACGCAAGAAAAGTTATTCCATAACTCGGTCACAGCGATCATTCTTTTCTACGGTTGCGTTTTGATCTTTCGTTAGGCTGCATTGCTGTCTCAATAACTTGTAGCTACATCAGAATTGAGTTTCCCTTGAGTTTAGAAAGTGTTCTTGATGCTATACTTGCATCTGAGTCTTTTTGTGTGGAGATCTTAATAATTATGATCAATATTTCTTTGATAAGTTTATTTGTCTTGATGTTATCTCTTTCTAGTACAGTTTGTGCTGATGAAAAGAATATTACAGAAGGAGTTCTTAAAATAGGAACTATGGATTTACGTCCATACGGGTGGCAAGATCGATCAGGAAAAAAACAAGGAATTATATTCGAATTAAATGAAGAAATCGGAAAAAGATTGAATATTCCATATGTAAACAAAATTTATCCTTTCAAAAGAATGCTAAAATTATTGAACGAAGGAAAGATCGATCTCATCTCTTCTCAGGCACATGCTGAGTCGTTAGAGTCCGGTGAAAAGCTTGCTATTCAATTTGATATAAATGTCATTGCAGGTACGAAAAAAGGTGAAAATATTAAGAGTATAAATGACTTTAAGGGGAAGCACATGGTATTTCATCGATCTGCATCTTATGTAGAACTTGAAGGTATTCCAAAGAAAGTGATTCAGGTTAATAGTTATAGGCAAGCGCTTAGTGTGCTTGTTAAAGATAGAAAGGCCTCTGGCGCCGTTTTTTCTGAACCAGCATATTACTATTGGATGAAGGATTTAGGGCTTACAAATAAGGATTTTGGAAAAGTTATTATGATAACCCCAAATAAGAAACAATGGGTATTTGTTAGAAAGGACCTTCCTATAGAGCTAAAAAATAAAATCGCAACAATTGTAAAACAGATATACGACGAGAATATGTATAATTCATTACTTAAGAAATACGGTAAAGAATAGTTTTCTAAGCTATTTCTGAAAGAGTGTGCCGTATTGGAAATGTGATGAGAAACCTAGTGTTTGCACAATTCTTTGATAGAGTGATTTCGCCACCATGATCTTCGATAATTGTTTTAGATAAACTAAGTCCTAGGCCAGTGCCTTTTCCAATTTCCTTTGTTGTAAAAAATGGTTGAAAGATTTTCTCTTGAACTTCTTCTGAAATACCTTTTCCAGAGTCCGTAAGGCTGAATGTAATCAAATTATCAAAGATATCAATATCCAAAACGATCCACTTTTCTTCTAATTCTGATACAACGTCGAAAGCATTGTTTAGAAAATTAATAATAACTCGAGAAATATCAATACGTTTACAGCTTATTGTTGAGTTTTTAGCTTCATCATTCATATTAATCGTAAACATAACACCAGCACTTTTAAATTTACTTTCGCAAATACCAAGGCAGTCTTCTACAATATCGGTAATCCTTGTTTCAGCAAAGTCGTCTCTTGAAGTGTCTCTAGAAAGGTTTTTCATACCGTTAATTATTGAGTTTATTCTTTTAACTGTTCTATCGATGTCTCCAAGCTGCTCATGTAGTCTATCACTAGACAATTTATCTTTTGTTGATAGTCTTCTAATTAGAGAGGAGGTTGAGCTTATAATGGTCAAAGGATTATTTATTTCGTGAGCAATTCCACTTGCCATTTCTCCAAGGGCAGATAGTTTGGATGCTTGAAATGTTTTCTCCTTTTGACTCTCAAGCTCTTCAGTTCTTTTAGCTACAAGTTTCTCTAGGTTGTTATTTTGCTCTAGAATGAAATCTTGCTTTTCCTTATATAGGTTTATTCTTTTATTTAATTCCCTTGGGTCTACATTAAGGTCAGTAATGAGTTTCGCATAGAAATTTGAAAGCGCCTCTTTTTCAATTTCTGTAAAAAGACCTGAAGACTCAATGTCACTAGATGCATTGGCCGACCCAATAGCACCTGTTAGTTTTGTTTCAAGGCGATTTCTAATTTCGAAAAGTTCTATAATTGAAATTAAATCGTGATCAATATGTCCTATATCTTTAAAGATATCATTTGAGTATGTTTCTACTACTTTATCTGTGAAATATTTTCTAAGAGTTGTTTGTACAATCTCTTTTTTCTGAGATTTCTCAATTTCTCTTTCATGGTCCTCTTGCAACTGTGTACCTTCATTATCAGCGCTTAAGTTGAAGACAATTTCTTTTGAAATTTTCTCCTCTTCAACTGATTGCTCATAGCTTAAACTTCCAATAACAAATCCTGTTATATTAAAGAACATTGTCCAAATTAGTGAGTTTGTTAAGTAGTGTAACCCAGTTAATCCAAATAGATTTTCTGGCCTTAGAAAAGATATTCCAAATGGTCCATATTCTAAAATATCCATTGAAATAAATCCACTTTTACAAAATGCAGGTAGAACTAAAGTATATAGCCAAATGAGTGCTCCAGGAACTGTTCCGCAGAAGACACCTCGTTTGTTGGCCTCCTTCCAGTATAGACCTAAAATAATTGCGGGAGCAAATTGGAGTGCAGCTGAAAATGAGATCATGCCCATTGCTACTAATGCATATTTACCTTCCATTACTTTCATATACATATATGAACTTGTGATAAGTACGAAAGCACTTATCCATCTTATTTGAAGTAAGTACTTACTTAGATAGTTTAAAGTGTTAGTTGTTTTTAATATAGGAATGACAATATGATTTGAAACCATTGTTGAAACTGTCATCGTAGATAGCATGATCATTCCTGACGCTGCTGAAAATCCTCCAATGAATATAGCTATAGCTAAATATTTTGAACCTTTTAGCATAGAAAGATTTACTATGAATTGATCAGCTTGTTCGATTGTAAAGCCTAACTTGTAGGCCGTTACTACAATAGGAAGAACAAATAAATTAATTAAGAAAAGATATAAACCAAATTGCCATTTAGCATGGGTAATATGGTTTTCATTATTATTTTCAACTACTGCAATGTGAAACTGTCTAGGAAGGAATAAAATTGCATTTGTTGCTAATATTAAATATGTTGCCCATGTGGCGATATCTTTGAAGTCTCGATTGCCCATATAGGCATAACTCTCAGGTAGGTAAGTTTTTAAATCGTTAAAAAAGTTCCAAGGTTGCTCGTTATATACGAAGAATGCAACACTCCCAATCAAAATAAACGTAACTAACTTTACAATATTTTCTAGTGCTATGACAGTTATCATTTTTGGGTGTCTCTCTGTTAAGCTAACTTTTTTGATTCCAAGAATGATAGTGCCCATAATAATTAGAACTACAATAAATGCCTCTGTTAGAAAACCTAAAGCTTCATTACTTGTTAACAAAGATATTGATCCAATAATTGCTTTAATTTGTAATGATATGTAAGGAATAGTTCCAATTAGAGCAAGAGATGTTGCTATGAAGGCGACTTTTGCAGATTTTCCGTATCTTGTTGAAACAAAGTCCGCAATACTCGTAATTTTATACTGCTCTTTTGCTCTAATGAGTTTACGTAAAATTGAATCCCAAAGAATTATGGATATCATTGGTCCCAAGTAAATAGTTAAAAAGATAACTCCACTTTTGGCCGATGATCCAACCGAGCCGTAGAAAGTCCATGCAGTACAGTATGCAGCGAGTGTTAAGGAGTATGTGAGTGGGCTCTTATTGATTTTTCCAAAAAGTTTCTTTCTTTGTAAGAAGACTACGACAGAATAAAGCATCGTGGTGTAAATAATTACATACAGGAGAACTTCAAGAAGACTAAACATTTCGATCCCTATTTTTTATTTTACTTTTTAAAAATAGAATGATGATTAAAAGTAGCCACATAACAAATAATGTTAAAATAAGAAATACATCGTTCTCTCTATTCTTTGTTATAAAGAATGGACCAGTAAAACCTACTACAGCGATTGCTGCTAGTAGATAGTCGAAATAAATTGAACTAAGTACTCTTTTTATCATTTTCATAAGTACTAAATCGGCATCTAAAATAAATTATGTATGATAGGAATGAATCTTTAGACAAATTAATGTTATAAGTTTTAAGTCTCGAGATAGATTAACGCTCTCTATTCTTCGAGTTTGGTATATGACCATATTGGTCTTTTTCTAATGAACAGTCTCAGATAAATTTCTTCAATCAGTTTCTTTTTGGTTCATTAAGTGCTTTAATTGATAAAATGATTTTTTTAATGGAATACTTATGTATCTAATTATTTTACTTTCTCTGTTTAACTTATCTACTTACGCTCAACGTGAGGCAAGAGTCCATACAATGCTTCAGTCTGGTGGAGTAAGACTAATAAAAGCTACTGAAAGTTTAGAATTTTCTAGTACTGTAAATATCTCAAATAATAGTAAGAATTTGATTATTGTTTCTAATGGCATCCCTGATCATAATGTTGGAAAATTTCCAAATGCTGGAAATCCTCATGCAATTAATAAGCAAAAGTATCTTTATAGAGTTGCTATAAATCCAATTATGAATATGGTTGTCACTCCATTAGAGATGACTTACGACTTTGGCGTTGCTCTAAATGGTATTCCATTTGACCCTGGTGCGGACGAGTGGTTTCAAGGACAAAGAAACTCTGAATGGCAGTATGAAGCATTATCAGGTGCTGTTCGCTTAGGAGTTGACGAGAATCATGCTCATGTCCAGCCTACTGGGGCATACCACTACCATGGACTCCCTCTCCAATTAATGGAAAAGCTAGGGGTACGTAAGGGGGCACAGTCTCCTGTCATTGGGTACGCTGCGGATGGGTTTAAAATTCTCGCCCTCTATGGAAAGAATGGAACAAAAGTTTATTCAAGCTACAGATTGAAAAAGGGAACCAGGCCTATTGGTGGAAAGTATGATGGGACATTCGTTAGTGATTATGAATTTGTTAAAGGCTCTGGTGATTTAGATCGTTGTAATGGAAAAGCAATAGGTGAGGAGTACTTCTACTTCTTAACTGAGGAGTTTCCTGTCATCCCTAGATGTTTTAGGGGAACTCCTGATCCTAGTTTTAGAAAGGGGCGAAATCAGCCAGGGGACGATAATGTTGTCACTAAGAGACCGTTACATCCTCCTCATATTCAAAAGCCTCATGTTCATGGCCCACCAATGGCCGCTAAGAATGCTTGCAAGGATAAACTTGTTAATAAGCCATGCGAGTTTAATTCCCCACATGGAGTAGTTAGAGGAATGTGCTTTAAATCTCCTTCTGGAGAAATGGCCTGTAGACCATAAAATAATTTTAAATTCTTGTTGATTTTAATTTCAAATTTGTGCCATACTCATAACTAATTCGACCATGTCGATACGGATTTTGTTCATAATATAATGTTTAGTGTGGAATGCTCAATTTAAGGTTCCAAGCTTTGGGTTTAATGAAAAGAAATAATTGGTATCCCGTTGAAAACGGTAAGTGTGTCATCGAAATTAAGGTTGTCTCAATCGAGCAGCTCTTTGATAAAAGAGATCCTAATCCATTCAGAATAAAAGACTTAGATGATGATGTAGTAGAGTATATCCTCTCCTGTGCTCATGAAATTGGTCCAAAAAAGATCGGAAAACTTCGCATTGTTACTAATGATGTTTTGTCTGATAGTAGCTCTTCGACTGTTGAAACGGCGGTTAGAGAGTTCTTTACATATAGAGCAGATATTACGAGTAAGGCAATCCACGCTACATTTAATCTTGGATTTAAGACTCTTTTAATTGGTCTTTTGTTTCTTAGCTCATCATTATTTCTATCTTCTATCCTTTCTAAGAGTATAGATGATACATATTTTAAGACCTTCTTAAAAGAAGGTCTTTTGCTTGTAGGTTGGGTTTCTATGTGGAAGCCTATTAATATTTTTCTCTATGAGTGGTGGCCTTTAATTGATAGTAGAAACTACTTTAAAGTACTTTCTGATATTGACATAGATATTGAGTTTTCAAATATTCAGAATGAGAAGAAACTCTCTGAGCTAAAGTTCGGATAGTTTTAGCTCTGAGACGAGATCCATATAATTTGTAATACTGAGATCGGCGGCTTTTGCTAGGTGCGAATTTCTTTGGTTTAGAAACAGACCTGAGATCGCACCAGCATTGCGAGCTGTTTCGAGATCAAAGTCATAGTCTCCAATGTATAACAAGTTTTCAATAGGCGTATTAAACTTCTTTGCCATTAAGAATAATCCTTCAGGGTTTGGTTTTGGAGGGGCGCAGTCTCTTGTTAGTACGTAATTGAACTCCCAGGGAAATTTTGCCAGTGTAAGGTCTGTTACTTTCTTGGAGTTCCTTGTCAATATACCGATTGGAAAATTTGCTTCCATTAGTAGTTGAATGAATGAATCAATGTCTCTTAAAGGTGTTGCTTTAGATGCACCAGTTAGCTCATGTTTCTCAACAATTGCAAAACCTTTTTCTTTTAACTTCTCATCTTGAATATCTTCTAAGAAGTCTAGAATTGGAAAGTCTTTAGGAATACCAATCTCGTCCCTCATTTGATTAAAGTCGAGCTGGGAGTCAACTATCGTTCCATCCATATCAAATACAATAGCATTTATTTTCATTTGAACCTCTTTAAGATGACCGTTTACTTTCGTTGGGTATCATTCTTTCCTATATTACTCTGGAAAAACTTTCATTAGCAAAAATAAATGTACTTCCTAAGCTAAAGTGTTATTTTTACTAAGATATTTTATTCGATTGTCGATAAAGAGATTATTTTCATTTTTAAGGTTTGTTATGGTTCAAGAAGAAAAAATTATCGAGGACACTCAAGAGATAGTTGCGAAGCTGTCTGAGATTCTTGATTCCGAGGAAAATGGATCTAACAAGACTTACGATGTTATGGAGTTATTGCTCGAACTTCGTGAGGTTGATGACGAACTTTATATTAAAACCCTCAAAAAATTTCCGAATGAATTCTTAGCTGATGTTGTCTCGGAAATGCCTGCACATATTCAAGAAGAAGTTTCTGATCTTATAAGTTTTCGTCGTCTTGCAAAAGTTGCAACGGAGATGGATACAGATGATGCAGCTGATTTTATTCAAACGATTAGTGAGCATAATGAAAATAGGGCAGAAGAGATCCTTGAGAAAATCAATGTTGAGGATAGAGAAGAAATTCGTAACCTTATCTCTTATGAAGATGATGTTGCGGGTGCTTATATGCAGATTGAGTTATTTACCGCAAAAATTAATGAGAATATTGACGAGTCTATTAAAAATCTTAGAAACTTAAAAAATAAAGATGAAGTAAAAGGTGTTTACCATGTCTTTATTACCGATGATTTCGGAAAGTTTATTTGTTCAATTGGACTAGAAGAAGTCATTATTTTTGACAGAAGCGAAACTTACGAAAAGTTTTTAGAGTCAAGTCAGTATGTGTGGAATAAGGTTACTGCTAATCATAAAGACTATATTCGTGATGTGGTAGAGAGAGTTAGTGATTACAACCTTTCTGTTATTCCAGTTGTTGATGAGGCCGGATATTTACTAGGTCGAATCACGTCCGATGATATTTATGATATTATGGAGGATTCAGCGACTGAGGATATCTTTCATATGGCCGGTGTTAATGCCGATGCAGAATCCGGTGAGGACTTCTATGATGTTGCTAAGTCTAGAGGATTTTGGCTTGCGATAAATCTAGTTACAGCAATAGCGGCTTCAATTGTGATTGGACTTTTTGATCAAACGATAGGAAAGTTCGTCTCCCTTGCTGTACTAATGCCTATTGTTGCTTCAATGGGTGGAAATGCTGGAACTCAGACACTAACCGTTACAGTTAGACAGCTAGCAATTGGTGAGATTGATTGGGAAGATGGGTTAGGAACTATTAAAAAAGAGATTTTAATTTCGCTTTTAAACGGGCTTATCTTTGCTGTACTGATTGGAGTCATTGCTCATTTATGGTTTGGTATAGAGTCTCTTGGCCTAGTTATAGCAGCATCGACAATTATAAATCTTTTCATTGCAGGTCTTTTCGGTTCAACCATACCCCTTATCTTGACTCGCTTTGATATTGATCCGGCCATAGGTAGTACAGTTTTATTAACAACAGCTACTGATATTTTCGGCTTTCTTACATTTCTGGGGTTAGCAAAGCTAATCCTAGTGTAGTCCTGAACTTCTAAGTGTTTGTAAATTCGTTTTGTCTCAATATTAAATATTGTAAAAACCGTGTTTATTCCTTTTTTTTCCTGTCAAAATGTCATTTTATTGATAGAAATTTCCAACACAAATATAGGAAATTTTATGAAAATTATTGGTCAGTTGCTCTGCTATTTAGCGCTCTCTAATGTTTACGCTAGTTTTAACTTTGGTATCAGTTTTGACGGACCATTAAGTAAAAGTTGTCCATTCGTAAAAAATCAAAATGTATTATCGACACTTGATTCATTGCAAACCACGTTAGAGCAAATTCGAGATAACAGAGTTCAGTGTCAGTCGATTTACGATAACTCAAAGACATTCTTATCTACTATCTCTAAGGAACTTATCTCACGTGATAGTGAAGTTAAATCGGCAACTTCTAATAAAGAAACTCTACTGGCCGAAGTATACAGTCGTATTAATAACGGAACCTATGCAAACGAGCTGGATGAAGAAATCCTCGCTCTTACTAGAGTTGAGAATGAGTACACTTCCAAAGACAGAGTGAGAGATACTCATTTGATGGACTCTCTTTCACTCGGCGCACTTCTTTTAGATAACTTAAGAGAAAATCCCGAATGTGATGGCTCTCTAGGAAATACACTTCTTAGACCGAATCTTTTACTGCTTGGACAAGTTGCAAATACAATGTACCCAGGTTCTTCATTAGTTACCTCAGGTATCGCAAATGGTCTTTCTGGTCTGATGGATAGTTTTGTTAACTATGCAAAGAATAAGTTTAGTGATGAGTCTCAAGCCTTAGAGGACCTTTTTGATTCTCGAAATTACTATCTCTCCTATAAGTGCGCTTATAAGAATATCAATATCTTGACATGTAAAATGAGAGCATCTTCTATGACTAAAGAAGAGCTTAGAACTCTATATAAGAAATTATTAAGCCTAGATACTCCGCAAAAAGACTTTAAAACTCTTGTAGATATGAATAAG
This window of the Halobacteriovorax sp. HLS genome carries:
- a CDS encoding TSUP family transporter, giving the protein MSFMLLISVLIIFSTIQSVLGVGLLVFGTPTLLIMGFSFEETLSIVLPASICISLLQVIEPQKSGKSFRKEFNLFCLPFVFLGVYYVLLNEKNIDLSIYVGGMLFISGAIRLSSKLTTILSSFIFQYRKLYQVILGLVHGLTNMGGGLLTLFSSSIHSGDKNSTRAGVAYGYLLMGVIQYGMLLFFHPEFISIKIVLYVLIAAVSYLLFGKRLYVNTQEKLFHNSVTAIILFYGCVLIFR
- a CDS encoding ABC transporter substrate-binding protein, with the protein product MSLESVLDAILASESFCVEILIIMINISLISLFVLMLSLSSTVCADEKNITEGVLKIGTMDLRPYGWQDRSGKKQGIIFELNEEIGKRLNIPYVNKIYPFKRMLKLLNEGKIDLISSQAHAESLESGEKLAIQFDINVIAGTKKGENIKSINDFKGKHMVFHRSASYVELEGIPKKVIQVNSYRQALSVLVKDRKASGAVFSEPAYYYWMKDLGLTNKDFGKVIMITPNKKQWVFVRKDLPIELKNKIATIVKQIYDENMYNSLLKKYGKE
- a CDS encoding ATP-binding protein; amino-acid sequence: MFSLLEVLLYVIIYTTMLYSVVVFLQRKKLFGKINKSPLTYSLTLAAYCTAWTFYGSVGSSAKSGVIFLTIYLGPMISIILWDSILRKLIRAKEQYKITSIADFVSTRYGKSAKVAFIATSLALIGTIPYISLQIKAIIGSISLLTSNEALGFLTEAFIVVLIIMGTIILGIKKVSLTERHPKMITVIALENIVKLVTFILIGSVAFFVYNEQPWNFFNDLKTYLPESYAYMGNRDFKDIATWATYLILATNAILFLPRQFHIAVVENNNENHITHAKWQFGLYLFLINLFVLPIVVTAYKLGFTIEQADQFIVNLSMLKGSKYLAIAIFIGGFSAASGMIMLSTMTVSTMVSNHIVIPILKTTNTLNYLSKYLLQIRWISAFVLITSSYMYMKVMEGKYALVAMGMISFSAALQFAPAIILGLYWKEANKRGVFCGTVPGALIWLYTLVLPAFCKSGFISMDILEYGPFGISFLRPENLFGLTGLHYLTNSLIWTMFFNITGFVIGSLSYEQSVEEEKISKEIVFNLSADNEGTQLQEDHEREIEKSQKKEIVQTTLRKYFTDKVVETYSNDIFKDIGHIDHDLISIIELFEIRNRLETKLTGAIGSANASSDIESSGLFTEIEKEALSNFYAKLITDLNVDPRELNKRINLYKEKQDFILEQNNNLEKLVAKRTEELESQKEKTFQASKLSALGEMASGIAHEINNPLTIISSTSSLIRRLSTKDKLSSDRLHEQLGDIDRTVKRINSIINGMKNLSRDTSRDDFAETRITDIVEDCLGICESKFKSAGVMFTINMNDEAKNSTISCKRIDISRVIINFLNNAFDVVSELEEKWIVLDIDIFDNLITFSLTDSGKGISEEVQEKIFQPFFTTKEIGKGTGLGLSLSKTIIEDHGGEITLSKNCANTRFLITFPIRHTLSEIA
- a CDS encoding YHYH protein, with the protein product MYLIILLSLFNLSTYAQREARVHTMLQSGGVRLIKATESLEFSSTVNISNNSKNLIIVSNGIPDHNVGKFPNAGNPHAINKQKYLYRVAINPIMNMVVTPLEMTYDFGVALNGIPFDPGADEWFQGQRNSEWQYEALSGAVRLGVDENHAHVQPTGAYHYHGLPLQLMEKLGVRKGAQSPVIGYAADGFKILALYGKNGTKVYSSYRLKKGTRPIGGKYDGTFVSDYEFVKGSGDLDRCNGKAIGEEYFYFLTEEFPVIPRCFRGTPDPSFRKGRNQPGDDNVVTKRPLHPPHIQKPHVHGPPMAAKNACKDKLVNKPCEFNSPHGVVRGMCFKSPSGEMACRP
- a CDS encoding HAD family hydrolase → MKINAIVFDMDGTIVDSQLDFNQMRDEIGIPKDFPILDFLEDIQDEKLKEKGFAIVEKHELTGASKATPLRDIDSFIQLLMEANFPIGILTRNSKKVTDLTLAKFPWEFNYVLTRDCAPPKPNPEGLFLMAKKFNTPIENLLYIGDYDFDLETARNAGAISGLFLNQRNSHLAKAADLSITNYMDLVSELKLSEL
- a CDS encoding magnesium transporter, which encodes MSIKRLFSFLRFVMVQEEKIIEDTQEIVAKLSEILDSEENGSNKTYDVMELLLELREVDDELYIKTLKKFPNEFLADVVSEMPAHIQEEVSDLISFRRLAKVATEMDTDDAADFIQTISEHNENRAEEILEKINVEDREEIRNLISYEDDVAGAYMQIELFTAKINENIDESIKNLRNLKNKDEVKGVYHVFITDDFGKFICSIGLEEVIIFDRSETYEKFLESSQYVWNKVTANHKDYIRDVVERVSDYNLSVIPVVDEAGYLLGRITSDDIYDIMEDSATEDIFHMAGVNADAESGEDFYDVAKSRGFWLAINLVTAIAASIVIGLFDQTIGKFVSLAVLMPIVASMGGNAGTQTLTVTVRQLAIGEIDWEDGLGTIKKEILISLLNGLIFAVLIGVIAHLWFGIESLGLVIAASTIINLFIAGLFGSTIPLILTRFDIDPAIGSTVLLTTATDIFGFLTFLGLAKLILV